GGACGTTCTTGACGTGCACCTTCAGTATCTCCTCGCGCCCGCGCAGATCCGGCATGTCGATGACGATCTGCCGGTCGAACCGTCCGGGCCTCAGCAGCGCCGGGTCGAGGACGTCGGGGCGGTTCGTGGCGGCGATGAGGATGACCCCCTCCTGGGTGTTGAAACCGTCCATCTCGACGAGCAGCGCGTTCAGCGTCTGCTCGCGCTCGTCGTGGCCGCCGCCGATCCCTGCGCCGCGGTAGCGCCCCACCGCGTCGATCTCGTCCATGAAAATCAGGCAGGGGGCGCTCTTCTTCCCCTGCTCGAAGAGGTCGCGCACCCGGGCGGCGCCGACCCCGACGAACATCTCGACGAAGTCGGAGCCGCTGATGCTGAAGAACGGCACGTCCGCCTCGCCCGCGATCGCCTTCGCCAGCAGCGTCTTGCCGCAGCCGGGGGGGCCGATGAGCATCACCCCCTTCGGGATCTTGCCGCCGAGCTTCTGGAACCGCTTCGGGTCCTTCAGGAAGTCGATGATCTCCTGGACCTCCTCCTTCGCCTCGTCGATGCCGGCCACGTCGCTGAACGTCACCTTCTCGTCGCCCTTGGCGAGGAGCCGCGCGCGGCTCTTGCCGAACGAGAGGGCGCTGTGCCCGACCCCGCGCATCTGGCGCGAGATGAGAAACCAGATGATCCCGGCGATGAGAACGATCGGGAGGAAGGTGAAGATGACCTGAGTGACGAACGCCTTCGACGGCTCGACTCTGATCTCCACCTCGTGCTCGTTCAAAAGCCCGGTGAGGGCGCTTCGGGCGGCGTCGCCGGGGACGGTCTCGACGGTGAATTTGCCGCCGTCCCGGTAGACGCCGCGCCCGCTCACCGAGTCCTCGACGAGCGTGAACGAGACGACCTTCCCCTCCCTCACGTCGCGCTGGAACTGGCTGAAGGAGAGGGAGGCGACGCCGCGGTCCCCGAACCGCTGGAGGTGGAAGGCGAGCATGATGCCGATGAAGACGACCAGCCAGAGCACGGCCGGCCGCACCGGCCCCCGCTGCGGCGACTTCATCCCGAGCTTCTTCAGATCCGCCATCCGTCACTCCCCTTCGGCCACAACGCTACGCGTCACTGTAGCACATTCATCGCGCCCTTTCCAGAACGACCTCGAGCACCCGCCGCGTCGCCGGGGTCACCTTGAAACGCTCCGCGATCCGGTGCCCCGGGAGCCAGACGATCTCCCGGCCGCGGGCGAGGAGCGGGACGGCGCCGCGGAGGCGCGCGGGGAGCTTCTCGTCGATCAACACCCTCTTCAAGGCGCGCCCCCCCGCCGCACCGAGCGGGCGGAACCGGTCGCCCGGGCGCCGGGTCCTCACGGCGAGCCCCTCCCCTTCGAGCGCCTCCTGCGAGAGGAGCGCGGAGAGCGGCCACCCGTTCCAGTTGCCGCCCCATGCCGCCGCGAGCCCCGGCGTGTTCCGCCGAACGCGCCCGACCCCGCGGCGGGCGCGCACGGCAACGCGGAACCGCAGGCGGCCCCCGGGGAACGGGATTTCGAGGCCGTCGGCGAGCGGATAGTCGTACGCCGGGTAGGCGGCCGGCGGCCGCCCGATGACAAGCTCTCCGTACTCCCTGGAGACGACGACCCCGTCCGGGAGACAGACGGCCCCGCCTCCCCCCGGAACGCGGCAGAGGCGGGCGGCCGCCTCCGCGTCGGCGAACCGCACCTCGCCCGGTGTGCCGAGCGCGGCGAGCGCGCGGCGGAGGAGACCGGCCCTGAGGGCGGCGGGAAGGGCGGCGAAACGCCGCGCGGGAAAGACCACCCTGCGCTCCTCCTCCCGCGCCAGGGCGCGGTACCGCCTTGCGGCGTGCGTCTCGCAGAAGTCGTGCTCGCGGGCGAGCAGCTCCGCCGCCCGGATGAGGATCTCGCGCGCCCGGGGATTGAACTGCCGCTCCAGGTACGGGATCAGCCCGTGCCGCACCCGGTTCCTCAGGAAGAGGCGGTTTCGGTTGCTGGCGTCCGTCCGGAACGAAACGCCTTGCGCCTTCGCGACCGAGAGGATCTCCCTCCTCCAGAGGCAGAGGAGCGGCCGGACGATGCGCAGCGGCCCCTCGAAACGCACCGGCCGGATGCCGCCGAGCCCCCGCGCACCCGCCCCGCGGAGGAGTCGCAGCAGGAACGTCTCCGCCTGGTCGTCGGCGGTGTGCCCGAGGGCGACCGCCTCCGCCCTCGTTCGCGCGGCGCACCGCGCGAGGAACGCGTAGCGCGCCTCCCGCGCCGCCGTTTCGAATGAGAGACCCCTGCGCCGCGCGCGCGCGCGGACGTCCGACCTCCCCGCGAGGAGCGGGACGCCCAGGGACCGGCACGTGCGGCGCACGAGGGCGAGATCGCGATCGGCGTCGCGGCCGCGCAGGCCGTGGTGGAGGTGGGCGGCGCGAAGCGTGACGCCGAAAGACGGGGCAAGCGAGGCGAGCAGGTGCAGCAGCACCATCGAGTCGGGTCCGCCCGACACGGCAACCAGGAGCGACCGCACGCCCCGCAGCATCCGGTGCAGGCGGATGAAGACCCGGACGCGCTCCACGGCCGCCGCCGCTTTCGGGGCGCCGCCCGCGCGTCCTCTCTTCACGGCCCCGGAGCCGGCGTGGGCGCCGGGGTGGGCGTCGGGGTCGGCAGGAGCTCGAACCGCGTGTCGTCTATCCCCGTGATGCGCCCCTTCGTCTTCAAAGGGTTCATCCCCGGCCAGGCGAGCGCGCCGTAGAAGGTGTAGACCCCGGTCGGGTACTCAAGCGGCATCGGTCCGAAGTCGATCTCGCCGTCGAGATCGTCGATCTCGAGATTCCGGACGATCGGGTTCGGCTTCTCGTAGAAGCGGCCGCGCGAGCCGATGAAGAGCAGCCCCCCGGTCGGCGGGACCACGGCGATGTACGCGTCCGCCGGAACCCCTTCCCACGACGGGTCCTGCACCTGGACCCGGTAGTTGAGGACGGCGTGCTCCCCCGGAACGATCCGGTCGAGCGACTCCATCCCGAGATCCACCGTCGGCGGCGGACCGCTCGGCAGCGGCGTGGGCGCGGAGACGACGGTGACAGTCCCGGCCCCCGCGCCCGCGTTCGACGAAGAGCCCCCGCCGTAGACCGTGCCGCTCGGGACTTCCACCTTGGTGACGGTGCCCACGGCGGCGCCGGGCGAGACGGTGAAGGAGAGAGTGGCGACCGTCCCGTTGACCGAGTCGTCGCCGCTCACGGACCGCTCCCCCTCGAGTTTGAGGCGGCCGGCGTAGGGGGTGTCCACGTCCACCTTGAATCCGGCGGAGCCCATCACGTCGTCGTAGTCGAGAAAACCAGACTTGTACTCGACGGTGCAGTCGAACTTTGTGACGGCCAGATCCGTCCTGAGTCCGACCGGGATTCTCACCCGCTCGCCCGGGTAGCCGCTGACGCTTCCCACCGTGAAGTTCGTCGCCCCGCAGGGGGCCGCCAGGAGCGCCGGAACGACCATCCAGAACCACGCGCCACGTCGCATCGCCACCTCCCCGCCGCGCACCGCCGCGGCCTCTACAGTATATGATAGCCCACGAACTCGAGGGCGGCAAGGGCGCCGTCCCTCAGGGCGTCATCCCTAAGCCCCCATCCCTCGGCCCCATGCCTTTTCATCTTTCGTCCGACGGGTCCGACGGGTCCGACAGGTCCTCCCCTTCGCGTTGCCTGCCTGCGTCCGCTGTACTATAATGGCGTCGTCTCGCGGGCGCGCGCGGGACCGGGAGGTGCGACGATGTGGGACTACAGCGACAAGGTCATGGACCATTTTCTCCGCCCGCGAAACGTCGGCGAGATCAAGGACGCCGACGCGGTCGGCGAGGTCGGCAACCTCGCCTGCGGCGACGCCCTGAAGCTCTACCTCAAGCTCGGCGAGGGGCGGCGCATCGTCGACGCGAAGTTCCAGACGTTCGGCTGCGCCAGCGCCATCGCCTCGGCCTCCGCCCTCACGGAGATCGTCAAGGGGAAGACGCTGGAGGAGGCGGCGCGGATCACGAACGACGACATCGCCGTCTTCCTCGGCGGCCTCCCGAAGGAGAAGATGCACTGCTCGGTGATGGGTCGCGAGGCGCTCGAGGCGGCGCTGGCGAACTACCGCGGGGAGCAGCCGGAGCGGCAAGAGGAGGGGGAGATCGTCTGCCGCTGCTTCGGCGTGACCGACACGAGGATCGCCCGGGTCGTCCGGGAGAACAAGCTCACGACCCCCGAGCAGGTCACCAACTACTGCAAGGCGGGCGGCGGCTGCGGGAACTGCATTCCCGCCATCCAGGCGATTATCGACGAGGTCTGGGCGAAGGAGAAGGAGAAGAAGGCCCGGGCCGCGGAGCCCCCCCCGCGGAGACTCACCGTCATCCAGAAGATCCAGCTCATCCAGGAGACGATCGAGAAGGAGATCAAGCCCGCCCTGATGGCCGACGGCGGCGACATAGAGCTCATCGACGTCATCGG
This sequence is a window from Chlamydiota bacterium. Protein-coding genes within it:
- a CDS encoding ATP-dependent metallopeptidase FtsH/Yme1/Tma family protein; amino-acid sequence: MADLKKLGMKSPQRGPVRPAVLWLVVFIGIMLAFHLQRFGDRGVASLSFSQFQRDVREGKVVSFTLVEDSVSGRGVYRDGGKFTVETVPGDAARSALTGLLNEHEVEIRVEPSKAFVTQVIFTFLPIVLIAGIIWFLISRQMRGVGHSALSFGKSRARLLAKGDEKVTFSDVAGIDEAKEEVQEIIDFLKDPKRFQKLGGKIPKGVMLIGPPGCGKTLLAKAIAGEADVPFFSISGSDFVEMFVGVGAARVRDLFEQGKKSAPCLIFMDEIDAVGRYRGAGIGGGHDEREQTLNALLVEMDGFNTQEGVILIAATNRPDVLDPALLRPGRFDRQIVIDMPDLRGREEILKVHVKNVPLDPSVELGVIARGTPGFSGADLANLVNEAALLAARQDKKSVMMEDLEEARDKVRWGRERRSKVMDEKDRKTTAYHEAGHALVLNLIEETEPLHKVTIIPRGIAYLGATMQLPEKDKYHHSRKELLGQISGMMGGRIAEEIVFGDITTGARSDIKQATHIARMMVCEWGMSGRLGPVTFGEREEHIFLGKEIARTVDYSEKTAQEIDREVRLIVDGCYQRAREIVLEHRDTLDRIAQALLDREVLDGKEIDALMRGEELPPLRRPAPPGGSAPATGAAPAAPDKAPVPERLRPSEA
- the tilS gene encoding tRNA lysidine(34) synthetase TilS, which produces MKRGRAGGAPKAAAAVERVRVFIRLHRMLRGVRSLLVAVSGGPDSMVLLHLLASLAPSFGVTLRAAHLHHGLRGRDADRDLALVRRTCRSLGVPLLAGRSDVRARARRRGLSFETAAREARYAFLARCAARTRAEAVALGHTADDQAETFLLRLLRGAGARGLGGIRPVRFEGPLRIVRPLLCLWRREILSVAKAQGVSFRTDASNRNRLFLRNRVRHGLIPYLERQFNPRAREILIRAAELLAREHDFCETHAARRYRALAREEERRVVFPARRFAALPAALRAGLLRRALAALGTPGEVRFADAEAAARLCRVPGGGGAVCLPDGVVVSREYGELVIGRPPAAYPAYDYPLADGLEIPFPGGRLRFRVAVRARRGVGRVRRNTPGLAAAWGGNWNGWPLSALLSQEALEGEGLAVRTRRPGDRFRPLGAAGGRALKRVLIDEKLPARLRGAVPLLARGREIVWLPGHRIAERFKVTPATRRVLEVVLERAR
- the nifU gene encoding Fe-S cluster assembly protein NifU, which encodes MWDYSDKVMDHFLRPRNVGEIKDADAVGEVGNLACGDALKLYLKLGEGRRIVDAKFQTFGCASAIASASALTEIVKGKTLEEAARITNDDIAVFLGGLPKEKMHCSVMGREALEAALANYRGEQPERQEEGEIVCRCFGVTDTRIARVVRENKLTTPEQVTNYCKAGGGCGNCIPAIQAIIDEVWAKEKEKKARAAEPPPRRLTVIQKIQLIQETIEKEIKPALMADGGDIELIDVIGDRVLVAFRGVCAGCPSSGVTIASVVEKKLREFVSPSLAVEEVRDEDRVS